In Ptiloglossa arizonensis isolate GNS036 chromosome 6, iyPtiAriz1_principal, whole genome shotgun sequence, a single window of DNA contains:
- the LOC143147997 gene encoding inositol monophosphatase 1: protein MLNTDEYYFTVLRFVKEAGSIVRGKINQPKNAMVKSCEVDLVTEWDQKVEKLLVDGISSKFPDHKFIGEEESSLGKKVELTDAPTWIIDPIDGTMNFVHGLPYTCISIALLINKTTEIGVVYNPILEQLFTARKGQGAFLNGVPILVSEVTELRKALVMMEMGTSRDPEKMKIVLENANNLTSKVHGIRALGSAALNMCMVALGGADVSFEYGIHAWDVAAGDIIVREAGGVCIDPAGGPFDVMSRRVLCASTMDLAQELAKILIQYYPERD from the exons ATGCTCAACACCGACGAATATTACTTCACAGTGCTTCGGTTTGTGAAGGAAGCTGGCTCG ATTGTCAGGGGGAAAATTAATCAGCCTAAGAATGCGATGGTAAAATCGTGCGAAGTCGATCTTGTTACCGAATGGGATCAGAAGGTCGAGAAATTATTAGTCGATGGTATATCTTCAAAATTTCCAGACCACAA ATTTATCGGTGAGGAAGAAAGTTCATTGGGGAAAAAGGTCGAACTAACGGACGCGCCAACATGGATCATCGATCCGATCGACGGCACGATGAATTTCGTGCACGGTTTACCGTACACTTGCATATCGATTGCGTTATTGATTAACAAAACCACGGAAATCGGAGTCGTTTACAACCCAATTTTGGAGCAACTATTTACTGCCCGTAAAGGCCAGGGTGCATTTTTGAACGGAGTTCCCATTTTGGTTTCCGAAGTGACCG aattgcgcaaagctCTTGTTATGATGGAAATGGGCACAAGCAGGGATCctgagaaaatgaaaattgtattagagaatgcaaacaatcttACTTCAAAAGTTCATGG aATACGAGCTTTGGGATCTGCAGCTTTAAATATGTGCATGGTCGCTCTAGGTGGAGCGGACGTTTCATTTGAATACGGTATTCACGCTTGGGATGTTGCAGCCGGAGATATTATTGTACGAGAAGCCGGTGGTGTGTGCATAGATCCAGCGG GTGGTCCATTTGATGTCATGAGCAGAAGAGTTTTGTGTGCATCAACAATGGACTTGGCTCAAGAATTGGCCAAAATATTGATTCAGTATTACCCCGAACGCgactga